The Sorangiineae bacterium MSr11367 genome window below encodes:
- a CDS encoding tetratricopeptide repeat protein — MGYYWTYYLVIMFAAYAAENPWVCLVVVLFFALRRFLPDPVAIARNLGRIGRLRAQAELNAANAVARRDLGRSYLELRMPRTALKYLDQAAVIDPKNRDVAYLRGKALLRAGRPEEALAALGISLGIDPETGEFRSAASHQGAANASMRDGDAYLAAAEALERLERWEQMAEVLSAAARCNMSSLEALVRLARVRHRLHDEKGAREALDEARRTWRQLPRFSRRGQFAWWLRAQLGRFVLP; from the coding sequence GTGGGCTACTATTGGACTTACTACCTCGTGATCATGTTTGCGGCCTATGCGGCGGAGAACCCGTGGGTCTGCCTGGTCGTCGTTCTCTTCTTCGCACTGCGTCGTTTCTTGCCGGACCCGGTCGCCATTGCGCGCAACCTCGGGCGCATTGGTCGATTGCGCGCACAGGCCGAGCTCAATGCGGCCAACGCCGTGGCGCGCCGCGATCTCGGGCGCTCGTACCTCGAGCTGCGCATGCCGAGAACCGCGCTGAAGTACCTCGATCAGGCCGCGGTCATCGATCCGAAAAACCGCGACGTCGCGTACCTTCGCGGCAAAGCGCTCTTGCGCGCCGGCCGGCCCGAGGAAGCGCTCGCGGCGCTAGGCATCTCGCTGGGCATCGACCCCGAGACTGGAGAATTCCGTTCGGCCGCGAGCCATCAAGGCGCCGCCAATGCATCGATGCGGGATGGCGATGCCTACCTTGCCGCCGCCGAGGCCCTCGAGCGGCTCGAACGATGGGAGCAAATGGCGGAGGTTCTCTCCGCCGCCGCGCGCTGCAACATGTCCTCGCTGGAGGCACTCGTCCGCCTCGCGCGGGTGCGCCATCGCCTCCACGACGAGAAGGGTGCCCGCGAGGCCCTCGATGAAGCACGTCGCACCTGGCGTCAATTGCCCCGATTTAGCCGCCGCGGACAATTCGCATGGTGGTTGCGCGCGCAATTGGGACGATTCGTTCTTCCCTAA
- a CDS encoding serine/threonine protein kinase, translating to MTDMDGPVVLGLFANRFQMEREAGLGGMGVVYRAIDCQGGRAVALKVLRKSDPTAIRRFEREAEALGQLHHPGIVRYFAHGHSEEGEPYLAMEWIEGESLSVRIARALVAGRPLGVREVVALGHALADALAAAHARGIVHRDVKPSNILLVDGRLEEPKLADFGIVRADSAGSMTTSGVVIGTVGYMAPEQARGADDLDGRADLFSLGCVLYRCLTNAEVFEGTGAVMVLAKLLLHDAPRVSDHRADVPSALDDVIACLLAKNPDDRPPTATAVKEELARIALSLDGGSPHDGLSVTRREKLRRGWRFRPVAWLGLAATVLSAGLLSRGTTSRRTAEANSPVQVAGTPVTALPISPSCTPVAAALYRRGLQAIRQTDWPQADRLFEEASHADPSCPQVYLQRLIVSEGALSRKQQRELLARAVGYRDALSERDRLLLDVSTAVVGPDAAREKEAYQLLDQAARRFPGDAQILMLASMRAPNIGPGRAELELALERAAAAIAIDPAYADAVQSRARILARLGRSDEELAALDQCLEIAPGAVGCMGTRLAALKRRGQCADAVEQARNWTSWAPDDTQAYRQLAMSLAAVRSPRETVLEALRLRWERLPAERRPSWELFERARLAVWQGDFDEGARLANELERHVASSPSSESHFRAAMINISIAQEVGDDARAGRLAEQAMNKMAIWVGSEPNNGATFRQEPLLFAAALRGNRLSGPQWQETGDAWEGKSQSRLDPFERWLLRWGPAVGAGMGAQEAMERMPPTDVQSSVRSMFENLGVLESHEGWIRLEAGDAPAAVPLLENAARACQSLDYPFVNVRAHLGLARAKEKMGDKTGACAAYRVVIDQWGASKPPSVTAREAKQRSMALGCGR from the coding sequence ATGACCGACATGGATGGGCCCGTCGTGCTGGGGCTCTTTGCCAACCGCTTCCAAATGGAGCGGGAGGCGGGGCTCGGGGGCATGGGGGTCGTCTATCGCGCGATCGATTGCCAAGGCGGTCGCGCGGTCGCCCTCAAGGTGCTGCGCAAGTCGGATCCCACCGCCATCCGGCGCTTCGAGCGTGAGGCGGAGGCGCTGGGCCAGCTCCATCATCCGGGCATCGTGCGCTACTTCGCCCACGGGCACTCGGAGGAGGGCGAACCGTACCTCGCCATGGAGTGGATCGAGGGCGAGAGCCTCAGCGTTCGCATCGCGCGCGCCCTCGTCGCGGGAAGGCCGCTCGGTGTGCGCGAGGTCGTTGCGCTCGGGCATGCGTTGGCCGACGCCCTCGCCGCCGCGCACGCACGGGGCATCGTTCATCGCGATGTGAAGCCGAGCAACATTCTCCTGGTGGACGGCCGCCTCGAGGAGCCGAAGCTCGCCGATTTCGGCATCGTGCGCGCCGATTCCGCCGGCTCGATGACCACGTCGGGCGTGGTCATCGGCACCGTGGGTTACATGGCCCCGGAGCAAGCGCGCGGCGCGGACGATCTCGATGGGCGCGCCGATCTGTTCTCGCTCGGGTGCGTGCTCTATCGATGCCTCACCAACGCGGAGGTCTTCGAGGGCACCGGCGCCGTCATGGTGCTGGCGAAGCTGCTCCTCCACGATGCGCCCCGCGTGTCGGACCATCGCGCCGACGTGCCCTCTGCCCTGGATGACGTGATCGCGTGCCTCCTGGCGAAAAATCCCGACGACAGGCCGCCCACCGCCACGGCGGTGAAAGAGGAGCTCGCGCGCATCGCCCTGTCGCTCGACGGCGGAAGTCCCCACGATGGACTCTCCGTCACCCGGCGGGAGAAGCTCCGGCGTGGGTGGCGTTTTCGCCCGGTCGCGTGGCTGGGGCTCGCGGCGACCGTTCTCTCGGCAGGTCTTCTCTCGCGCGGTACGACGTCGCGCCGCACCGCCGAGGCCAATTCGCCGGTGCAGGTTGCGGGGACGCCGGTGACCGCACTGCCGATCTCTCCATCGTGCACGCCCGTGGCCGCCGCTCTGTACCGTCGCGGCTTGCAGGCGATACGCCAGACGGACTGGCCGCAGGCCGATCGCCTCTTCGAGGAGGCGAGCCACGCCGATCCATCCTGTCCCCAGGTTTATCTTCAGCGCCTCATCGTCTCCGAGGGGGCTCTCTCGAGAAAGCAGCAGCGCGAGCTTCTCGCGCGTGCGGTCGGCTACCGCGATGCGCTGAGCGAACGCGATCGGCTTCTTCTCGACGTGTCGACCGCCGTCGTCGGGCCGGATGCAGCCCGTGAGAAAGAGGCTTACCAACTTCTCGATCAGGCGGCCCGGCGGTTTCCAGGCGACGCGCAGATCCTCATGCTGGCGTCCATGCGCGCGCCGAACATCGGGCCGGGGCGCGCGGAGTTGGAGCTGGCCCTCGAGCGCGCAGCGGCGGCCATCGCGATCGACCCTGCTTACGCGGACGCCGTCCAATCGCGCGCCCGCATCTTGGCGCGGCTTGGTCGCTCCGACGAGGAGCTTGCGGCGCTCGATCAATGCCTGGAGATCGCCCCGGGTGCGGTCGGTTGCATGGGCACCCGGCTTGCGGCCCTCAAGCGTCGCGGGCAGTGCGCCGACGCCGTCGAGCAGGCACGGAACTGGACGTCGTGGGCCCCGGACGACACGCAGGCGTATCGCCAGCTCGCCATGAGTTTGGCGGCCGTGCGAAGCCCGCGCGAGACCGTGCTGGAAGCTCTGCGCCTGCGTTGGGAACGACTTCCCGCCGAGCGAAGGCCATCCTGGGAGCTGTTCGAGCGCGCCCGGTTGGCGGTGTGGCAGGGCGATTTCGACGAGGGGGCGCGTCTCGCCAACGAGCTCGAACGCCACGTTGCGTCCTCGCCGTCGAGCGAGTCGCATTTTCGCGCCGCGATGATCAACATCTCCATCGCGCAGGAAGTCGGCGACGATGCGCGTGCGGGGCGGCTCGCGGAGCAGGCCATGAACAAGATGGCCATCTGGGTCGGCTCCGAGCCCAACAACGGCGCGACGTTCCGACAGGAGCCGCTTCTGTTTGCGGCCGCACTGCGCGGCAATCGCCTCTCGGGGCCGCAGTGGCAGGAGACCGGGGACGCGTGGGAAGGAAAGAGCCAATCGCGCTTGGATCCCTTCGAACGGTGGCTTCTGCGATGGGGGCCCGCCGTGGGCGCGGGCATGGGTGCGCAGGAGGCCATGGAGCGCATGCCGCCGACCGACGTTCAATCGAGCGTGCGCTCGATGTTCGAGAACCTGGGGGTGCTCGAGTCCCACGAGGGGTGGATCCGCCTCGAGGCGGGCGATGCCCCCGCGGCCGTCCCCCTTTTGGAGAACGCGGCGCGAGCCTGTCAGAGTCTCGATTATCCGTTCGTCAACGTGCGCGCCCATCTCGGGTTGGCGCGAGCCAAAGAGAAGATGGGCGACAAGACGGGGGCCTGCGCCGCGTACCGCGTGGTGATCGATCAATGGGGGGCCTCGAAGCCGCCCTCGGTGACCGCCCGCGAGGCGAAGCAGCGCAGCATGGCGCTGGGCTGTGGGCGCTAG
- a CDS encoding RNA ligase family protein has protein sequence MSNPRERQRMFDVFTSHGFSDVTVFGEAFGAGIQKGVRYVPGDEVLFRAFDIMVAENFVTYDLFSALCDEIALPRVPEIWRGEPSLAAFDALLEQDSAEAKRNGVIAEGNVSEGVVVRSNPLLRDVFGQWLIIKHKSDKFAEVVKRAPGNKVDVGPAQAFAEMFVVEGRVHNALGRLRDRGVAVENDMADMRVLVPEVIADLLKECSTEWQQAIAAGMSDKQIRAAVTKNLGTVYRHMLIARVT, from the coding sequence TTGTCCAATCCGCGAGAGCGTCAGCGCATGTTCGACGTGTTCACCTCGCACGGATTCAGCGACGTCACCGTGTTCGGCGAAGCCTTCGGCGCGGGCATTCAAAAGGGCGTGCGCTACGTGCCGGGAGACGAAGTCCTTTTTCGCGCATTCGATATCATGGTGGCCGAGAACTTCGTCACGTACGATCTCTTCAGCGCCTTGTGCGACGAGATCGCGCTTCCCCGCGTCCCCGAGATCTGGCGGGGCGAGCCGAGCCTCGCGGCATTCGATGCCTTGCTCGAGCAGGACTCCGCCGAGGCGAAACGCAATGGGGTCATCGCCGAGGGCAATGTCTCGGAAGGTGTCGTCGTGCGATCCAATCCATTGCTTCGCGACGTCTTTGGACAATGGCTCATCATCAAGCACAAATCCGACAAGTTCGCGGAGGTCGTGAAACGGGCTCCCGGCAACAAGGTCGATGTAGGTCCCGCGCAGGCCTTCGCCGAGATGTTCGTCGTCGAAGGGCGAGTCCACAACGCTCTGGGGCGCCTGCGCGACCGCGGGGTGGCCGTGGAGAACGACATGGCGGACATGCGCGTCCTGGTGCCCGAGGTCATCGCCGACCTCCTCAAGGAGTGCAGCACCGAGTGGCAGCAGGCCATCGCCGCGGGAATGAGCGACAAGCAGATTCGCGCGGCGGTCACCAAGAACCTGGGAACGGTCTACCGGCACATGCTCATCGCGCGGGTCACTTAG
- a CDS encoding protein kinase translates to MTVPEARLVELLREPAAREVVGDRFRLECEAGIGGMGIVYRAVDETSGAVVALKVLRKTDAASRRRFGNEVEALERLSHPAIVRYVAHGIVDDDQPYLAMEWVEGQTLSGRLEAGPLAVAEVMALGVRVASALGAAHAMGIVHRDIKPGNVLLPEGDLERAKVADFGLSRFLGAPHATTSGAGFGTPGYAAPEQVRGGDVDGRADLFSLGCLLFRCLTNAEAFTGAEVLTVIAKLVLEDAPRARSLRADVPEALDDLIARLLSKDARDRPASADEVIEALREGALRRREPRKSEPRTRNFLWGSMAAAMALAAGLVLSGQRPAPAPEKPKATRVTDLVASATCRPDAVLDFREGLQALREATPERAYKAFEHAMAKDPACPEVLLRVLQTGRWMRPIAEQREHLHRVLVHRDALAERDRVLLDSLAATMASDPADFEAASRILNDGAARFPEDVELVHLAVNAKVLLVKTVQQIQPVLASARRAVELDPDYADAWMVLGWTYERTGQVGEEANAYAHCAQTSPTSVECLASRVVLLRRRGLCQEAESLTRQWIARDPHSDRSLRELAALVAAGGAPRESIEETMRMRWAHLPEERREVVRLHDRAKLAAWTGDFREAIALGEELERHIADDAHIEAHLRALRIRLDALLETGKADEAARLAEGFLRRKVAWTNSPLSSDRTETGASYYEPNLLGIAVANGLLPPDEWRTAAGAWEHRAQTTSSLMKMNPFETWTLRWGSALGGTHIDAAEAMKSMPVLPADDPILPTLIAFHAGLLQAYEGRLRLASGDTSRAASLLDDAARSCQGTDQPFLNTRAHLWLGQAHEKLGRARAACEAYGVVMRRWGASTPGSVSAAEAAKRSRALGCVPL, encoded by the coding sequence ATGACCGTACCCGAAGCACGTCTCGTCGAGTTGCTGCGCGAGCCCGCTGCGCGGGAGGTGGTCGGCGATCGGTTTCGCCTCGAGTGCGAGGCGGGCATCGGTGGCATGGGCATCGTGTACCGGGCGGTGGACGAAACTTCGGGGGCGGTGGTGGCGCTCAAGGTGCTGCGCAAGACGGATGCAGCCTCGCGGCGGCGGTTTGGCAACGAGGTGGAGGCGCTCGAGCGCCTTTCGCATCCGGCGATCGTGCGCTACGTGGCCCACGGGATCGTCGACGACGATCAGCCGTATTTGGCCATGGAGTGGGTCGAGGGGCAAACGCTGAGCGGGCGGCTCGAGGCGGGGCCGCTCGCGGTGGCGGAGGTGATGGCGCTCGGGGTGCGGGTGGCGTCGGCGCTTGGTGCGGCGCACGCGATGGGGATTGTCCATCGCGACATCAAGCCGGGCAACGTGCTCCTGCCGGAGGGCGATCTGGAGCGGGCCAAGGTGGCGGACTTCGGGCTGTCGCGGTTTCTCGGAGCGCCCCATGCAACGACGTCGGGGGCGGGCTTCGGCACGCCGGGCTATGCGGCGCCCGAGCAGGTGCGCGGGGGCGATGTGGACGGTCGGGCCGACCTGTTTTCGCTCGGGTGCCTGCTGTTCCGCTGCCTGACCAATGCCGAAGCCTTCACCGGAGCCGAGGTGCTCACGGTGATCGCAAAACTGGTGCTCGAAGACGCGCCGCGTGCCAGGTCGCTTCGCGCGGACGTGCCCGAGGCGCTGGACGATCTGATCGCGAGGCTGCTTTCGAAAGACGCAAGGGATCGACCGGCGTCGGCGGACGAGGTGATCGAGGCTCTTCGAGAAGGCGCTCTTCGAAGGAGAGAGCCACGAAAGAGCGAGCCTCGGACGAGAAATTTCCTCTGGGGATCGATGGCCGCCGCCATGGCGCTCGCGGCGGGATTGGTTCTGAGCGGGCAGCGCCCGGCGCCTGCACCGGAAAAGCCGAAGGCGACGCGGGTGACCGATCTCGTTGCCTCGGCAACGTGCCGGCCGGATGCCGTATTGGACTTTCGCGAGGGCCTGCAAGCGCTGCGCGAAGCAACGCCGGAGCGCGCGTACAAGGCGTTCGAGCACGCCATGGCCAAGGACCCGGCGTGCCCGGAGGTCCTCCTTCGCGTCCTGCAGACCGGGCGATGGATGCGGCCCATCGCCGAGCAGCGCGAACACCTGCACCGCGTGCTCGTGCACCGTGATGCGCTGGCCGAGCGCGATCGCGTGCTGCTCGATTCCCTTGCGGCGACCATGGCATCGGATCCCGCGGACTTCGAGGCCGCCTCGCGCATCTTGAACGACGGCGCCGCGCGCTTTCCCGAGGACGTCGAACTCGTCCACCTCGCGGTCAACGCCAAGGTCCTCCTCGTCAAGACCGTGCAGCAGATCCAACCGGTGCTCGCCTCCGCACGGCGCGCCGTCGAACTCGACCCGGACTACGCCGATGCGTGGATGGTCCTCGGGTGGACGTACGAGCGCACCGGCCAAGTCGGTGAAGAGGCCAACGCCTACGCGCACTGCGCCCAAACCTCACCCACGTCCGTCGAATGCCTCGCCAGCCGCGTCGTTCTGTTGCGCCGTCGCGGCCTCTGCCAGGAGGCGGAATCCCTCACGCGGCAATGGATTGCGCGCGACCCCCATTCGGATCGCTCGTTGCGCGAGCTGGCTGCGCTCGTGGCCGCCGGCGGCGCCCCGCGCGAGTCCATCGAGGAAACGATGCGCATGCGCTGGGCGCACCTTCCCGAAGAGCGGCGCGAGGTGGTCCGCTTGCACGACCGCGCCAAGCTCGCCGCCTGGACGGGTGACTTTCGCGAAGCCATCGCCCTGGGCGAAGAGCTGGAACGCCACATCGCCGACGATGCGCACATCGAAGCCCACCTGCGGGCCCTGCGCATTCGCCTCGATGCGCTGCTCGAAACCGGCAAGGCCGACGAAGCCGCGCGGCTCGCCGAAGGCTTCCTCCGCCGCAAAGTCGCCTGGACCAACAGCCCCTTGAGCAGCGATCGCACCGAGACGGGCGCGTCGTACTACGAGCCCAATCTGCTGGGCATCGCCGTGGCGAACGGCCTCCTGCCGCCCGACGAATGGCGCACGGCGGCGGGCGCGTGGGAGCATCGAGCGCAGACCACGAGCTCCTTGATGAAGATGAACCCGTTCGAAACATGGACCTTGCGCTGGGGAAGCGCCCTCGGCGGAACGCACATCGATGCCGCGGAGGCGATGAAGAGCATGCCCGTGCTGCCGGCCGACGACCCCATCTTGCCGACGCTCATCGCCTTTCACGCGGGGCTTCTCCAAGCCTACGAAGGACGTCTCCGCCTCGCATCGGGCGATACCTCGCGCGCGGCATCGCTCCTCGACGATGCGGCGCGAAGTTGCCAAGGCACCGATCAACCTTTTCTCAACACACGGGCGCACCTCTGGCTGGGGCAAGCCCACGAGAAACTGGGCCGCGCGCGCGCCGCGTGCGAAGCCTACGGTGTGGTGATGCGGCGGTGGGGGGCATCGACGCCGGGCTCGGTCTCCGCGGCCGAGGCTGCGAAACGAAGCCGCGCCCTGGGATGTGTGCCACTATAG
- a CDS encoding YciI family protein: MRFMMLIIPKGYENAAPGTAPDADSVAAMMRYNESLQRAGVLLALDGLHPPSMGARIEFPGGKAKVLDGPFSEAKEVVGGYWMIQVKSREEAIAWASRCPASTSCVIEVRQVQDLADFPQDVQAVVAQYPEVPVSRQ; the protein is encoded by the coding sequence ATGCGATTCATGATGCTGATCATCCCCAAGGGGTACGAGAATGCGGCGCCCGGAACGGCGCCGGACGCCGATTCGGTGGCGGCGATGATGCGGTACAACGAGTCGCTGCAGCGGGCGGGCGTGCTGCTTGCGCTCGATGGGCTTCACCCGCCGTCGATGGGCGCACGCATCGAGTTTCCCGGCGGGAAAGCGAAGGTGCTCGACGGTCCGTTCTCCGAGGCCAAGGAGGTGGTCGGCGGCTACTGGATGATTCAGGTGAAGTCGCGCGAGGAGGCCATCGCCTGGGCGTCACGCTGCCCCGCGTCAACCTCGTGCGTCATCGAGGTGCGTCAGGTCCAAGACCTCGCGGATTTCCCTCAAGACGTGCAAGCGGTCGTGGCGCAGTACCCCGAGGTCCCCGTCTCCAGGCAGTGA
- a CDS encoding NAD(P)-binding domain-containing protein, with protein MSKSSNAAVTILGLGLMGTALAGAYLAKGHPTTIWNRTARKGDDLVAEGARRAETPAEAVAASNIAIICVLDYATTRAVVEPLAGALAGKLLVNLTSGQPEQARAMAKWAAERGIDYLDGAIMSTPPGIGQAETLLLYAGARALFDKHRATLAVMGGGSVLVAEDPGSALLYDIGLLGIMYATIAGYFNSLALVGADGVTAKTFTPYVTKWLGAMANFLPEMGRQADERDYRGAEATLEMQATGLTHFIEAHEARGVDPVPVKYIKGLLDRAVADGHGTDDLARLMEYIKKR; from the coding sequence TTGAGCAAATCATCGAACGCAGCGGTCACCATCCTCGGCTTGGGCCTCATGGGCACCGCCCTCGCCGGCGCCTACCTCGCGAAGGGCCACCCGACCACCATCTGGAATCGGACGGCCCGCAAAGGCGACGACCTCGTCGCCGAGGGCGCACGCCGTGCCGAAACGCCCGCCGAGGCGGTGGCGGCGAGCAACATCGCCATCATCTGTGTGCTCGACTACGCCACGACGCGCGCCGTCGTCGAACCGTTGGCCGGGGCGCTCGCGGGCAAGCTGCTCGTGAACCTCACGTCGGGCCAGCCCGAGCAGGCGCGTGCCATGGCCAAATGGGCCGCCGAGCGCGGCATCGATTACCTCGACGGCGCGATCATGTCGACGCCCCCGGGCATCGGCCAGGCGGAAACGCTGCTCCTCTATGCGGGAGCTCGCGCCCTCTTCGACAAGCACCGCGCGACCCTCGCGGTCATGGGCGGCGGCAGCGTCCTCGTCGCGGAGGATCCGGGGAGCGCGCTCCTCTACGACATCGGTCTGCTCGGCATCATGTACGCGACCATCGCGGGCTACTTCAATTCGCTCGCCCTGGTCGGTGCGGACGGGGTCACGGCGAAGACGTTCACGCCGTACGTGACCAAGTGGCTCGGCGCCATGGCCAACTTTTTACCGGAAATGGGCCGCCAGGCCGATGAACGCGATTACCGCGGCGCCGAGGCCACGCTGGAAATGCAGGCCACGGGACTGACGCACTTCATCGAAGCCCACGAGGCGCGCGGGGTCGATCCCGTGCCGGTCAAGTACATCAAGGGCCTCCTCGATCGCGCCGTCGCCGATGGCCATGGCACGGACGACTTGGCCCGCCTCATGGAGTACATCAAGAAGCGCTAG
- a CDS encoding MFS transporter encodes MANLRPGWEQSDHTWLHASPPAGASRTRYAILGLAFLGLSLNYLDRANLSVALPYIQDDLHLKLTNAQKGLLFGAFFWAYDGFMLLAGWFADRVGPRKAYSFAAIWWSLFTILTSFAGGFWSLFAFRFALGAGESPAYPAATKANSRWFPKHERGFATAVVDSGSRVGTVLALPVVSALIGFVSWHFSFIVLGALGVVWAAAWYRFYRDPAEHPRANDLEREYLRANGARIEETDDRAAAKIAWTTLFRYRTVRGMMLGFFCLNFVIYFFLTWFPTYLKTARGFDLQALGTLGMIPGITAVLLAWLAGKLADRAIARGANVTRVRKTVMVGGLLGGSVIVFAAMVSSVYAALALLAVCYASLAVAATGIWSLPSDVAPSSRHVASIGGIQNFASNIAGIISPYIMGSLLDIYHGDYTPSFALAGAVALVGAFTYAFIVGKAEPLPILPER; translated from the coding sequence ATGGCCAACCTTCGACCCGGGTGGGAACAATCCGACCACACCTGGCTCCATGCATCGCCGCCCGCCGGGGCCAGCCGCACGCGGTACGCCATTCTCGGCCTCGCGTTCCTCGGCCTGTCGTTGAATTACCTCGATCGGGCCAATCTCAGTGTGGCCTTGCCCTACATCCAGGACGATCTGCACCTGAAATTGACCAATGCCCAAAAGGGATTGCTCTTCGGTGCATTCTTTTGGGCGTACGACGGCTTCATGCTGCTCGCCGGTTGGTTCGCCGACAGGGTGGGACCGCGCAAGGCTTATTCGTTCGCGGCCATTTGGTGGTCGCTTTTCACCATCCTCACCTCGTTTGCAGGCGGCTTTTGGTCGCTGTTCGCCTTTCGCTTCGCGCTCGGCGCGGGGGAGAGCCCGGCCTATCCGGCTGCGACGAAGGCCAACTCGCGCTGGTTCCCCAAGCACGAGCGGGGTTTCGCCACCGCGGTGGTGGACTCGGGCTCCCGCGTGGGCACCGTGCTCGCGCTCCCGGTGGTGTCGGCGCTCATTGGATTCGTAAGTTGGCATTTCTCGTTCATCGTGCTCGGGGCCCTGGGAGTCGTTTGGGCCGCCGCTTGGTACCGCTTTTACCGCGACCCGGCGGAGCACCCGCGCGCCAATGATCTGGAGCGCGAATACCTGCGTGCGAACGGCGCGCGCATCGAGGAGACCGACGATCGCGCTGCCGCGAAGATCGCTTGGACGACGCTGTTTCGGTATCGCACCGTGCGCGGAATGATGCTCGGCTTTTTCTGTTTGAACTTCGTCATCTATTTCTTTTTGACGTGGTTTCCCACGTACCTGAAAACCGCGCGCGGTTTCGATTTGCAGGCGCTCGGGACGCTGGGCATGATTCCCGGCATCACCGCGGTCCTTCTGGCATGGCTGGCCGGCAAGTTGGCCGACCGGGCCATCGCGCGCGGTGCGAACGTGACGCGCGTGCGAAAAACGGTGATGGTGGGCGGCCTGCTCGGGGGCTCGGTCATCGTGTTTGCGGCCATGGTTTCATCGGTGTACGCAGCGTTGGCCTTGCTTGCCGTGTGCTATGCGAGCCTCGCCGTGGCGGCGACCGGCATCTGGTCTTTGCCCAGCGACGTGGCGCCGAGCTCACGCCATGTGGCCTCGATTGGCGGCATTCAGAACTTTGCCTCGAACATCGCGGGGATCATCAGCCCGTACATCATGGGCTCGCTCTTGGACATCTACCACGGTGACTACACGCCGTCGTTCGCGCTGGCGGGGGCCGTGGCATTGGTGGGGGCATTCACGTACGCGTTCATCGTCGGAAAAGCGGAGCCGCTGCCCATTTTGCCGGAGCGGTGA
- a CDS encoding alpha/beta hydrolase has protein sequence MKGRWLVAGCGLALALQLGCGSRVESPVQKLGGGFEEGVSDVEGIRVHHVQGGKGPTVLLIPGYFQTWYAWRDVMPALVRAGFHVVAVDPRGMGESSRPANGYDTGRVAADLHGLMRQLGHERYAVVGHDVGSWIAYALAGDHPEVVERLALIEGILPGLLGPSDVFMPDKESVAFWHFMFNRQPELPELLIAGRERTYLGWLFDHWSYKRDAIALDVYAKTYAEPGAVSAQLAYYRAFPETMAQNQKRATQKLGMPVLALGGDHAKGNKQLAMVQPLGTDVRGGVLPDCGHFAPEECSGALTEQVLSFLRQ, from the coding sequence ATGAAAGGTCGATGGTTGGTTGCCGGCTGCGGGCTCGCGTTGGCGCTGCAGTTGGGATGCGGATCGCGGGTGGAGAGCCCCGTGCAAAAGCTAGGGGGTGGTTTCGAGGAAGGCGTGAGCGACGTGGAGGGCATCCGCGTGCACCACGTGCAGGGCGGCAAGGGGCCGACGGTGCTCTTGATTCCGGGGTACTTTCAGACCTGGTACGCGTGGCGTGACGTGATGCCAGCCCTGGTGCGCGCAGGCTTTCACGTGGTGGCGGTGGATCCCCGCGGCATGGGCGAATCGAGCCGGCCGGCAAACGGCTACGACACCGGGCGCGTGGCGGCCGATCTTCATGGGCTGATGCGCCAGCTGGGGCACGAGCGCTACGCCGTGGTGGGGCACGACGTCGGCTCTTGGATTGCCTACGCGCTGGCGGGGGATCACCCGGAGGTGGTGGAGCGGCTGGCGCTGATCGAGGGCATTTTGCCGGGCCTGCTCGGGCCGAGCGACGTGTTCATGCCGGACAAGGAGAGTGTGGCCTTCTGGCACTTCATGTTCAACCGGCAGCCGGAGCTGCCCGAGCTTCTCATCGCGGGGCGCGAGCGCACGTACCTGGGGTGGCTTTTCGACCATTGGTCCTACAAGCGCGACGCGATTGCGTTGGACGTCTACGCGAAGACGTACGCCGAGCCTGGGGCCGTCTCGGCGCAGCTTGCGTACTACCGGGCCTTTCCCGAGACGATGGCGCAGAATCAGAAGCGTGCGACGCAGAAGCTCGGGATGCCGGTGCTGGCGCTCGGGGGCGACCACGCCAAGGGCAACAAACAGCTGGCGATGGTGCAGCCGCTCGGGACCGACGTCCGGGGCGGGGTGCTTCCGGATTGCGGCCACTTTGCGCCGGAGGAGTGCTCCGGGGCGCTGACCGAGCAGGTGTTGTCTTTTTTAAGGCAATGA